Within the Glycine soja cultivar W05 chromosome 3, ASM419377v2, whole genome shotgun sequence genome, the region CtttaccaatattttttttatacagaaAAACCTGCATGATGTTCAAACCTCTTAACTATATTGGTTGGTTGATGTAGTGTGATTTTGTAGGAGCTGCAAGGTGGTATAGAATAGAAGTTATGTGCCGATTAAATAGGTTGaacaattatttgaatattataacataaaagaagaaaaaatagcaTTTGCTGGAAAAGTTTGTTGTGTATTGGTGGCCTCCCTCTATCGTCTCTGTGATCGTCGTTTGAAGAGTGTGTTGATGATTTATAGCCCAAGACGCTGATTTCCACGTTTCATTCATTCCCTCCCTCAGCCTCTTGTTTCCTCCGCCCCCTTCCCATTTTTTTCTGCTCTTCTCAAACTCAATAAGAATAACTAACCTTTTCTCATTCATTCACAAACAAATCTCAATGTCTCTCTCCGTACCCAAGTTGGTTCAGCCTCTTCCTCTCCAACATCACAGATCCAATAGCACCCTCTTCCTTGGATCCACTCATAAGTTTCGCTTCATTTCCCCCATTAAGCTCAATGCTCCTCGCTCTAATTCCACTGTTGTATCTGTCTCCAATCTTGTCAAGAACAACAAGCCCAAATCAACCACCAATCTGGTACCCTCttccctcttttctttttttcatatcaATGATTTATCCCTTTCCACAAGTAATTTATTCGGaagatttgtttatttcttcagCATGACATGGATCCTGCATAATGGGTTTctgagaattaattttttttaaataatttaactttcCTTTTAATTCAACCTACCCAACTAGTTGATGAGTAAATAGTATGTCGACTCACTGTGTAAAGTGTTTTTACACTATCAACTAAATGGAATTTTCTATGTAggataattttgttatttttaacaataattaCCTTAAATATCATTCCTAGtatgtatgattttttattgatttgacAATGTAAAGATTGTTACACTGAAGGTACTTAAAACTTAAACTTTAGTTTATAAGTAAGCTTCATGATTCAATATTTTATTGCAAATGCGTTGATACTTCACAATTTGATGGTATAGATTTTGTATTAACAGTAAGGAAAGAAGAGATCTTCTTATGCCATCTGCCCAATTAGCTTCAGTTTTGCTGTCTTTTGGAAACGAGTGTTTGAGactattgttttttgtttgtatcTGTGTGTGCAGCTTATTACGAAAGGGGAAGGCTTGCAGCTCTATGAAGACATGGTATTAGGCAGGTCCTTTGAAGACATGTGTGCCCAGATGTATTATAGAGGCAaaatgtttggttttgttcACTTGTACAATGGCCAAGAAGCTGTGTCAACTGGATTCATCAACTTTCTCAAGAAAGAAGATTGTGTAGTGAGCACATACCGGGACCATGTTCATGCACTGAGTAAGGGGGTCCCGGCACGTGCTGTAATGAGTGAGCTCTTTGGGAAGGCCACAGGATGCTCCCGAGGTCAAGGTGGATCTATGCATATGTTCTCAAAGGAGCATAATTTGATTGGTGGGTTTGCTTTCATTGCTGAAGGAATCCCTGTGGCCACTGGAGCAGCATTTTCCAGCAAGTATAGAAGGGAGGTGTTGAAAGAGGCAGATTGTGATCATGTGACATTGGCCTTTTTTGGAGATGGAACATGTAACAATGGACAGTTCTATGAATGCCTAAACATGGCAGCTTTATGGAAATTGCCAATTGTGTTTGTGGTGGAAAACAATCTGTGGGCTATTGGGATGTCACATCTCAGGGCAACTTCAGATCCTCAGATATGGAAGAAAGGTCCGGCATTTGGAATGCCTGGGGTTCATGTTGATGGTATGGATGTTTTGAAGGTCAGAGAGGTGGCAAAGGAGGCTATTGAAAGAGCCAGGCGAGGAGAGGGACCGACTTTAGTAGAATGCGAGACCTATAGATTTAGAGGACATTCATTGGCTGATCCTGATGAGCTTCGTGACCCTGGTGAGCCTTTACattatgctttatttttttagagtcTACTTCAGTTATGTTGTTTATTTTGTAGTAAACTAGATTTGAACCTCTGGGTTGCCTGgggatcatatttattttttaattacttagcATTTTTTTGTACATAGTATTTAAtacgatttttttttctctgtaaaATCTCAGCATATATTTTACATGTTATATAGCAGCAAGTTATATCAAATATTTGACCTCAAGAttgaatttgatgaaaaaattgttttgacAGTAATCATCATTCTGCAATCATTTAAGTAATTTGAGCCACATATTGTCTTTTCCAAGCATGCATATGAATAAGTATTTGTCAAATTCCTGTAGGAATTCCTCTAGAAATTATCATCCAAATTTATGTTAGGTTGATCCCTCAATTCTTCATCCAAATCTATAGAAATACGCATCCTTGAAGTTGTTGCTGTTCCTTTGTATTTCTGATGGTGTCTTCAGTGGCACTATTCACAATCCTTGTACATTTATTCTGCTATATGGTTTCCTGTGCATTAACTTTGTAGTTAATCTTGGGAGCACTTTTCTCTGGATGTTAGTTGCAATGATGTGGATAGTAAGAGTTAGATCATGGATTTGGATCACTGACTAGCTTGCATGTTGAAGGAATTGAACTCGTAGTGGTGCAATCTAAACCTGTTAATGGTGTAAAAGTGCAGCACTTAATAGTTTGGTAATGTAAATATGTATAACTGCATTATAAGCTTCAAAATCATGCCAACATGATAGAGACGTCAAATTTTAATCAGCAAGTGAAGATTTCTCTAGCCTAAATTACATGTTTTTAAGCTCAAGCTATTATCCTCAAATTTGGAatgattgaacaaaaaaattgttgagaGTTGGTTCAGTATGAGACCTTAGCTACACTATACTACACTTTCTTGATTTGTTTTTCTGAAAAGTAACTTTTCTAAGCATTTTGGCGGCAAGTGCAAAACATCACGGTGCCTGATATGAAGAGATAAAAGCCAATGGTTTGATTATCATTTACAGATAATTTTCATAAACTGAAGTTttgaatgtttttcatttttctgataGTTTGATATCAGATGTTTTAGCCAGGATATATTTTTTGCCTGTCAATGTGTTAAAAAATGTGAAAGTCAAGTACTTTAACCATGGTGatctaattcaaatttccctGCAAAGCTTTTAGTCGCTTAATTAATATGTAGGCTGATAAATCTAGCTTGGTTGTTCACCCTTTTAAATTGTCCTGCTAAAtctatgttttcattttctatgcATATTTTAACTACGTTATTCTTACAGCAATAGTAATATGATTTccccaactattttttttttttactaatttcaaCTAGTCAGGATATTCGTGCCATGATCAAATGAGTCATATCTAGCCATAGTTTTCTTTACATCTTCTATTTGTGTGTCAACCAAgttcattataaatttattattattcaccGTGATCTGCTTGTGCTTTCACAGCTGAGAAGGCGCATTATGCCGGTAGGGATCCCATCTCTGCACTGAAGAAATACATGATTGAGAACAAATTAGCCAGTGAACAAGAGTTGAAGACCATAGAGAAGAAGATAGAGGAGATTGTTGAGGATGCTGTTGAGTTTGCGGATGAGAGCCCTCATCCACCCCGCAGCCAGCTTCTAGAGAATGTCTTTGCTGATCCAAAAGGTTTTGGAATTGGACCCGATGGCAAGTACAGATGTGAGGACCCAAAATTCACCCAAGGCACGGCGCATGTCTAATGTTTTTCATGTCTGACATCTGGCATCTATCTGTTTGGAGTTTTCAGTTTTAGATTCATGTTCTTTTTCTTATACTTACTAGAGGATCAAACGTTACAGACAAAATGCCCTTCATAAAATATAAGGAGGATTTGTTCTTTAggttcacttttctttttcttctattatatttattaggtaaaattgtaaatttagtcTTTCATTTGTCTCAGAATTGCAAATTTGgccccctataatttaattcatgaattTAGTTTCCCAGTTTTTTGCAATCCTGACGGTCAACATTCAATAAAAGCACGATACGATCAATGTTGACAAGTAACCGTCAACGTTTCGGGACTGAGAATTGAAATAACGAGATTGAAAAAACTGGAGGATTAAAttcgtaaattaaattatagaaaaatcaaaatcgaattttaaaacaaaagggAGATCAAATTTACAATATGcctatatattattattcatgaAACTACTTGTCAATTGTTGCAAATATGACAATCATCTATGCTTCTACTGCACTTCTCTAATCTAATTTTTCAGA harbors:
- the LOC114407838 gene encoding pyruvate dehydrogenase E1 component subunit alpha-3, chloroplastic-like, with amino-acid sequence MSLSVPKLVQPLPLQHHRSNSTLFLGSTHKFRFISPIKLNAPRSNSTVVSVSNLVKNNKPKSTTNLLITKGEGLQLYEDMVLGRSFEDMCAQMYYRGKMFGFVHLYNGQEAVSTGFINFLKKEDCVVSTYRDHVHALSKGVPARAVMSELFGKATGCSRGQGGSMHMFSKEHNLIGGFAFIAEGIPVATGAAFSSKYRREVLKEADCDHVTLAFFGDGTCNNGQFYECLNMAALWKLPIVFVVENNLWAIGMSHLRATSDPQIWKKGPAFGMPGVHVDGMDVLKVREVAKEAIERARRGEGPTLVECETYRFRGHSLADPDELRDPAEKAHYAGRDPISALKKYMIENKLASEQELKTIEKKIEEIVEDAVEFADESPHPPRSQLLENVFADPKGFGIGPDGKYRCEDPKFTQGTAHV